Proteins encoded together in one Ignavibacteriales bacterium window:
- a CDS encoding periplasmic heavy metal sensor, with amino-acid sequence MIKPWIIIVIILLTLINLSALGTLIYYRCCPSTASNCMMDQTMDHGCYMKEHLNMSEEQAANLSKVEKSSRSITDALTVTMKEKRIKLVEELMKDEPDSSRIEDILRSVDSLQADMQRAVVKRLLHEKNVLTPQQQEKFFSLVLGQFCMEIDSIKQTQCQNNKSH; translated from the coding sequence ATGATAAAACCTTGGATTATAATTGTTATCATACTGCTCACATTGATCAATCTTTCGGCATTGGGAACGCTTATTTACTACCGATGCTGCCCGTCAACTGCTTCAAATTGTATGATGGATCAAACCATGGATCACGGTTGCTACATGAAAGAACATCTGAATATGAGCGAAGAGCAAGCCGCGAATTTAAGTAAAGTCGAGAAATCCTCACGCTCAATCACTGATGCACTCACTGTAACCATGAAGGAAAAACGGATCAAGCTTGTTGAAGAATTGATGAAAGACGAACCCGACAGTTCCCGTATCGAAGATATATTACGTTCAGTTGACTCTCTTCAGGCGGATATGCAGCGCGCAGTAGTGAAGCGTTTGCTCCACGAAAAAAATGTACTTACACCTCAACAGCAAGAGAAGTTCTTCTCTCTTGTTCTTGGACAGTTTTGTATGGAAATTGATAGTATTAAACAAACTCAATGTCAAAACAACAAATCTCATTGA
- a CDS encoding zf-HC2 domain-containing protein: MKHSSIQNKLLLYLDGSLNDVDMSEVERHLPQCPHCNNQLAVLSTIWEKKAAIDKFTTPPFLWTRVQSRMSNPAQKSASGILLYALKTTTAIILLLISFFIGNYLGKLPSTETEMTSNLSTTEYIARSYHFDSFEPISEESIGQAIILTSSQNK; encoded by the coding sequence ATGAAACACAGCAGTATCCAAAACAAATTACTCCTTTATCTCGATGGCAGTCTCAACGATGTCGATATGAGTGAGGTTGAAAGACACCTCCCTCAATGCCCCCATTGCAATAACCAACTTGCAGTGCTATCGACTATCTGGGAAAAAAAGGCTGCCATCGATAAATTTACGACTCCACCTTTCTTATGGACAAGAGTTCAATCAAGGATGAGTAATCCCGCGCAGAAATCCGCTTCAGGAATACTGTTGTATGCTCTTAAAACTACGACTGCAATTATTTTATTACTTATCTCATTTTTTATCGGTAACTATTTAGGGAAGTTGCCGAGCACAGAAACTGAAATGACATCGAACCTTTCGACAACAGAATATATAGCCAGATCATATCATTTCGATTCGTTCGAACCGATTTCCGAAGAATCAATCGGACAAGCAATCATCCTTACTTCATCCCAAAATAAGTGA
- a CDS encoding RNA polymerase sigma factor: MKEQDLLLKLISGDQSAFKELFDEYSSMVFNVCCRMLGNRHESEDITQDVFINAFRSIKHFRSDSKLSTWLYRIAVNHCLNYQSRKKRNKWLSFEIFSTTNGENKSEPSSTDNLPDILMEKKETEIIIQRAINSLPEHQRIALLLHRYEELSYEEIAKVMECSVSAVESRIFRGKQNLCKKLLPYLNQL, translated from the coding sequence GTGAAGGAACAAGACCTCCTCCTTAAATTAATTTCCGGAGACCAATCTGCTTTCAAAGAACTTTTCGATGAATACAGTTCGATGGTTTTCAATGTCTGTTGCAGAATGTTGGGTAACCGGCATGAGAGCGAAGATATCACGCAAGATGTTTTCATTAACGCGTTCAGATCGATAAAACATTTCCGATCCGATTCAAAGCTTTCCACATGGCTTTATCGCATCGCCGTCAATCACTGTTTGAACTATCAATCCAGAAAAAAACGGAATAAATGGCTCTCCTTTGAAATTTTTTCTACCACTAATGGTGAAAACAAATCAGAGCCGTCCTCTACTGATAATTTACCTGATATATTAATGGAGAAAAAGGAAACAGAAATTATCATCCAGAGAGCAATCAATTCACTTCCTGAACATCAACGAATAGCTCTGCTTTTACATCGTTATGAAGAATTATCATACGAAGAAATTGCAAAAGTGATGGAATGTTCAGTTTCTGCAGTAGAATCCCGCATTTTCAGAGGAAAACAAAACCTTTGCAAGAAATTACTTCCCTATTTAAATCAGTTATGA
- a CDS encoding MgtC/SapB family protein — protein MNTFEWTFELRFTVALALGLLIGLERESASSDRKFQYFAGVRTYTLISLYGFGCAWLYHINVALALPIGMISVTALAVVGYLAKLKDGRIGSTSEVVALVTFIIGALTVLADVWVAMSLGIISTILLSEKADLDNFVEKLDKSEFLAVLKFLLVTVIILPVLPNQEYTQFKLNPTRVWQIVIMVSTIGFIGYFLIKKFGSKVGLWLSGLLGGIASSTAVTVATARIAKKSPEKCGDALQASILASSVMYLRILVLIWLINPIFVSHLWWKMVILSIVGAAMVVRIKSKHIATENSEVTSIQNPFEIRPAMMFGIFFVGLSVITILTNKLFGSTGLIALSAITGVTDIDPFILSLVQQSTSVENIFVSAILMAAMSNTIMKGIYFTLISKQLRHEATIRYGIWALAHLPLIFIA, from the coding sequence GTGAATACATTTGAATGGACGTTCGAATTAAGATTTACCGTCGCATTAGCACTCGGTTTATTGATAGGTTTAGAGCGCGAAAGTGCAAGCTCGGACAGAAAATTTCAGTACTTTGCAGGTGTTCGTACCTACACACTGATAAGTTTGTATGGATTTGGTTGTGCTTGGTTGTACCACATTAACGTAGCACTCGCCCTTCCAATAGGAATGATATCCGTGACTGCGTTAGCGGTGGTAGGATATCTTGCGAAATTAAAAGACGGTAGAATCGGTTCGACCAGCGAAGTTGTAGCGCTTGTAACATTCATTATAGGCGCGTTGACCGTTTTGGCAGATGTTTGGGTGGCAATGTCTCTCGGAATCATCAGCACTATTCTACTTTCGGAAAAAGCCGACTTAGATAATTTTGTTGAAAAACTGGATAAATCGGAATTCCTTGCCGTCTTAAAATTCCTCTTAGTCACGGTAATCATACTTCCTGTGCTACCAAACCAGGAGTATACCCAATTCAAATTAAATCCAACCCGTGTTTGGCAAATTGTAATCATGGTTTCTACCATAGGATTCATCGGATATTTTCTGATTAAAAAATTCGGCAGTAAAGTTGGCTTGTGGCTTTCAGGATTACTCGGCGGTATCGCATCCAGCACTGCTGTTACGGTTGCAACAGCCCGGATTGCAAAAAAATCACCGGAAAAATGCGGCGATGCTTTACAAGCATCCATATTAGCCAGCAGTGTCATGTACTTACGAATACTTGTTCTTATTTGGCTCATCAATCCGATCTTCGTTTCGCACCTTTGGTGGAAAATGGTGATACTTTCAATCGTTGGAGCGGCAATGGTTGTAAGAATTAAATCCAAACATATCGCAACCGAAAATTCTGAAGTTACTTCAATTCAAAATCCGTTCGAAATCAGACCTGCAATGATGTTCGGGATATTCTTCGTGGGATTATCGGTAATTACGATCCTCACCAACAAACTTTTCGGCAGTACCGGACTTATCGCTCTTTCTGCTATCACGGGTGTAACTGATATCGATCCGTTCATTCTATCTTTAGTTCAGCAATCCACATCGGTTGAAAATATCTTCGTTTCTGCAATACTGATGGCAGCTATGAGTAACACAATTATGAAAGGGATTTATTTCACACTGATATCAAAGCAATTACGGCACGAGGCAACCATTCGATATGGCATTTGGGCATTGGCACATTTACCGCTTATATTTATAGCATGA
- a CDS encoding DinB family protein encodes MYHTINEFIIEWNSESSSTLKVLKAMTDSSLSQKVSAEGRSLGFIAWHIVLTLGEMGSKAGLVIESPAENSPTPTSASEISIIYEKAAKGLDKEVQNKWNDKMLDEVIEMYGEKWTRAQTLVVLLKHEVHHRAQMTVLMRQAGLKVPGVYGPAKEEWATYGMPPMA; translated from the coding sequence ATGTATCATACCATAAACGAATTTATTATTGAATGGAATAGCGAAAGTAGTTCAACGCTTAAAGTTCTCAAAGCTATGACAGACAGTTCGCTTTCACAGAAAGTATCCGCTGAGGGTCGTTCCCTAGGTTTCATCGCATGGCATATCGTACTTACACTTGGAGAAATGGGGAGTAAAGCAGGACTCGTGATAGAATCACCTGCCGAAAATTCGCCTACCCCAACTTCTGCGTCCGAGATATCGATAATATATGAAAAAGCTGCAAAAGGGTTAGACAAGGAAGTTCAAAATAAATGGAACGACAAGATGCTTGATGAAGTAATTGAAATGTATGGTGAAAAATGGACGCGTGCCCAAACGCTTGTCGTATTACTCAAACACGAAGTCCATCACCGCGCTCAAATGACCGTGTTGATGCGACAGGCAGGATTGAAAGTTCCGGGTGTTTACGGACCTGCAAAAGAAGAATGGGCAACCTACGGTATGCCGCCGATGGCATAA
- a CDS encoding DUF3667 domain-containing protein, which produces MKCKRKSFSSCPNCGYSFQSASNFCASCGQENNDLNIPLKHLIGELLEHTLHLDSKSFTTIKALIFKPGFLTSEFNSGKRKSYVSPLRLYIFVSFVFFLILNLSWQEYKTPEEINRENKFKLSFTFFNLNSNELIGLTESQTESLMAVRNIERNKYNLYAVKQLHRITNGGAEDFYHLLIKNISYSMFVLMPLFALLLSIFYKGQNKYYIGYLVHSLHIHTFGFVVLSLFFIISKIVSSIFITLGLIIILILYFIISQSKTYNQTRLKTFLKTVAITILYLILILATILIATWIIVLLF; this is translated from the coding sequence ATGAAGTGTAAGAGAAAGTCTTTTTCCTCCTGCCCGAACTGTGGGTACAGTTTCCAAAGTGCAAGTAATTTTTGCGCTTCATGCGGTCAGGAAAATAATGATTTAAATATTCCTCTAAAACATTTGATCGGTGAATTGTTAGAACACACTCTTCATCTTGATTCGAAATCGTTCACCACAATTAAAGCACTGATATTCAAACCTGGTTTTCTTACGAGCGAATTCAATTCCGGCAAGAGGAAAAGTTATGTGTCCCCTCTGAGACTTTATATATTTGTCAGCTTTGTATTCTTTCTCATTCTCAATTTATCTTGGCAGGAATATAAAACTCCCGAAGAAATAAATCGGGAAAATAAGTTTAAATTATCATTCACATTTTTCAATCTTAATTCAAATGAGCTTATTGGTTTGACCGAATCTCAAACCGAGTCGTTGATGGCCGTCCGAAACATCGAACGAAATAAATATAATTTATATGCAGTTAAGCAGCTGCATAGGATCACGAATGGTGGTGCTGAAGATTTTTACCATTTGCTGATCAAGAATATTTCTTATTCGATGTTTGTACTGATGCCATTATTCGCATTATTGCTTAGCATTTTTTATAAGGGACAAAACAAATATTATATAGGATATCTAGTTCATTCCCTCCACATTCACACTTTCGGTTTCGTTGTCTTGTCACTGTTTTTTATTATCAGTAAAATTGTTTCTTCTATTTTCATTACTCTTGGTTTGATTATAATACTAATTCTATATTTTATTATCTCTCAAAGCAAAACGTATAATCAGACACGACTTAAAACATTCCTAAAAACCGTAGCAATAACTATTTTGTATCTGATATTAATTTTAGCCACTATTCTCATTGCAACGTGGATTATTGTTTTATTATTCTAA